One genomic segment of Polynucleobacter sp. MWH-UH2A includes these proteins:
- the pheT gene encoding phenylalanine--tRNA ligase subunit beta, whose product MQFSESWLRQYVNPSLDSDALSHALTMAGLEVEEQHSVAPAFTKVVVAQILSAEQHPDADRLRVCKVDAGTGQELQIVCGAPNARAGIKIPCAMVGAELPPAEAGGKPFVIKVGKLRGVESQGMLCSGRELGLGDDHEGILELPADAPVGEDIRKFLDLDDQIFVIKLTPNKADCLSLIGVAREVSAITGAALCTPKWNAPVVAIDEKRKVTVENKELCGRFAGRVIRGVNPQAKTPDWIVKRLARAGQRSISALVDLSNYVMLEMGQPTHVFDIDKLEGDISVRWAKADEKLELLNEQTVTLQGPDSAGKLQEAGVVADQKGPVALAGVMGGNHCAVSDDTKNIYVEAAYWLPSAIQGRARRFNFSTDAAHRFERGVDPQNTVQCLEYLSALILEVCGGQAGPVDDQILNVPERKQVKMRLARAEKVIGIPLTNDIVLDVFKRLGFEFKQDGDVFIVTPPSYRFDIEIEEDLIEEVARMYGFENIPDQPPVASLKMNAKVEAKRGIHLLRQRLALQGYQEAVNFGFTDLESEQRLTGATDKDVIAVLNPIANQYGVMRSTLWGGLLSNLKSNLNRGIGRVRLFETGRVFKRDPKVQEEAGKVAGFTQPQKVGGIAYGTFVPEQWANATRAVDFFDVKGDLERILDPLHIVTEAAQHPALHPGRSAKVFLVTPKSRIDVGWIGELHPGLQQAYELPLAPVMFELDLEPIRNLGLPVPEELSKFPAVQRDLALVVKQAVSAQSLLDAMTSSKQNFVRAIELFDEFKPKAGSSSMADDEKSLAFRVTLLNPAETLQDAQIDAVMSALLGAVEKKCAARLR is encoded by the coding sequence ATGCAATTTTCAGAATCCTGGCTACGTCAATATGTAAACCCATCGCTTGATAGTGATGCGTTGAGCCATGCTTTAACAATGGCAGGTCTTGAGGTGGAAGAGCAACACTCTGTAGCGCCAGCCTTTACTAAAGTCGTCGTTGCGCAAATTTTGTCTGCTGAGCAACATCCTGATGCGGATCGTTTACGTGTTTGCAAAGTCGATGCGGGTACAGGCCAAGAGTTGCAAATTGTTTGCGGCGCACCCAATGCTCGTGCTGGCATCAAGATTCCATGTGCCATGGTAGGGGCTGAGTTGCCCCCAGCAGAAGCGGGTGGTAAACCTTTTGTGATTAAAGTTGGCAAGCTACGCGGTGTAGAAAGCCAAGGAATGTTGTGCTCAGGTCGTGAGCTGGGCCTTGGCGATGATCATGAAGGTATTTTGGAATTGCCAGCCGATGCTCCGGTGGGTGAGGATATTCGCAAGTTTCTTGACCTAGATGATCAAATCTTTGTCATTAAATTGACCCCGAATAAAGCAGACTGCCTTTCTTTAATTGGTGTCGCTAGAGAAGTATCTGCAATTACAGGGGCTGCACTATGCACCCCGAAATGGAATGCACCGGTTGTCGCAATTGATGAAAAGCGCAAAGTTACTGTTGAAAATAAAGAGCTTTGCGGTCGATTTGCAGGGCGTGTGATTCGAGGTGTGAATCCTCAGGCTAAAACGCCTGATTGGATTGTGAAGCGTTTAGCCCGCGCTGGACAAAGAAGCATTTCCGCTTTGGTTGATTTATCAAACTATGTCATGCTTGAAATGGGTCAGCCAACCCATGTATTTGATATCGATAAGCTTGAAGGTGATATTTCCGTTCGCTGGGCTAAGGCGGATGAGAAGCTTGAGCTTTTGAATGAACAAACAGTTACTTTGCAGGGTCCTGACTCTGCAGGCAAGCTTCAGGAAGCTGGAGTGGTAGCAGATCAAAAAGGCCCCGTTGCCCTAGCAGGGGTCATGGGCGGCAATCATTGCGCAGTCAGCGATGACACTAAGAACATTTATGTTGAAGCAGCTTACTGGTTGCCATCTGCTATTCAAGGGCGCGCTCGCCGTTTTAACTTCAGCACTGACGCTGCACATCGCTTTGAACGTGGTGTTGATCCGCAGAATACTGTTCAATGTCTCGAATATCTATCGGCATTAATTCTGGAAGTGTGCGGTGGTCAAGCTGGTCCAGTAGATGATCAGATTTTGAATGTGCCAGAGCGCAAACAGGTCAAAATGCGTTTGGCTAGAGCTGAAAAAGTGATTGGGATTCCACTGACTAATGACATCGTCTTGGATGTGTTTAAGCGTCTTGGTTTTGAATTCAAACAAGATGGCGATGTATTTATTGTTACGCCTCCAAGCTATCGTTTTGACATCGAAATTGAAGAAGATTTGATTGAAGAAGTCGCACGTATGTATGGCTTTGAAAATATTCCTGATCAGCCTCCTGTTGCATCACTCAAGATGAACGCCAAGGTTGAGGCTAAGCGAGGTATCCATTTATTGCGTCAACGTTTGGCGCTTCAGGGTTATCAAGAGGCAGTTAATTTTGGATTTACTGATTTAGAGAGTGAGCAGCGTTTAACAGGCGCCACTGACAAAGATGTGATTGCAGTTCTCAATCCAATTGCCAATCAGTATGGCGTGATGCGCAGCACCTTGTGGGGTGGTTTGCTGTCTAACCTTAAATCAAACTTAAACCGTGGAATAGGGCGAGTACGCTTATTCGAAACCGGGCGAGTATTCAAACGAGATCCCAAAGTTCAAGAAGAAGCTGGCAAAGTTGCTGGTTTTACGCAGCCACAAAAAGTGGGTGGTATTGCTTACGGTACATTTGTGCCAGAGCAATGGGCGAATGCAACAAGAGCTGTTGATTTCTTTGATGTCAAGGGTGACCTTGAGCGCATTCTTGATCCTTTGCACATAGTTACCGAAGCAGCGCAGCACCCTGCATTACATCCTGGCCGCAGTGCGAAGGTTTTCTTGGTAACCCCCAAGAGTCGAATTGATGTGGGATGGATTGGTGAACTGCATCCTGGTTTGCAACAGGCCTACGAGTTACCCCTGGCTCCAGTGATGTTTGAGTTAGATTTAGAGCCGATTCGCAATCTAGGTTTGCCCGTACCTGAGGAATTAAGTAAATTTCCTGCAGTTCAACGTGATTTAGCTTTAGTGGTGAAACAAGCGGTTTCTGCCCAATCTCTATTAGATGCAATGACATCAAGTAAACAGAATTTTGTACGTGCTATTGAGCTTTTTGATGAGTTTAAGCCAAAAGCGGGTTCTAGCAGTATGGCAGATGATGAAAAGAGTTTGGCGTTTCGGGTAACCCTGTTAAATCCTGCGGAAACTTTGCAAGACGCTCAAATTGATGCTGTAATGAGCGCCTTATTAGGTGCCGTTGAGAAAAAGTGTGCGGCTCGTCTGCGCTAG
- a CDS encoding PaaI family thioesterase — MTTSDPNTQKHQRTTFFGLDIPFLDHLGVVPISSENGIVRISYVVQPEHTNSFHVAQGGVIMTLLDFAMGAAARTASNHQLGAITIDMTTSFLRPSLGKIVVEGKLLKAGKSINYCEAVAFNEAGEITAKASGTFVLRR, encoded by the coding sequence ATGACTACATCTGACCCCAATACTCAAAAACATCAACGAACCACCTTTTTTGGTTTGGATATTCCATTCTTGGATCATCTTGGAGTGGTACCAATATCCTCGGAAAATGGCATAGTTCGCATTAGTTATGTTGTGCAACCTGAGCACACTAATAGCTTTCATGTAGCGCAGGGCGGGGTGATTATGACTCTTCTAGATTTTGCAATGGGGGCTGCGGCCCGTACCGCGTCGAATCATCAGCTCGGTGCAATTACTATCGATATGACAACGAGCTTTTTACGTCCCAGTTTGGGCAAGATCGTGGTTGAAGGAAAGCTTCTAAAAGCCGGTAAATCGATTAATTATTGCGAGGCCGTTGCTTTTAATGAGGCCGGGGAAATTACTGCAAAGGCCAGCGGCACTTTTGTTTTAAGACGTTAA
- the odhB gene encoding 2-oxoglutarate dehydrogenase complex dihydrolipoyllysine-residue succinyltransferase, with product MAIFEVKVPQLSESVAEATLLQWKKKVGDAVGQDEILIEIETDKVVLEVPAPSAGVLTEIVVADGGTVVADQLIAKIDSTAVASAAPVAAAPAPAPAAAPATAPAKAAAPAKASGAAASPSAAKILAEKNVDAGQVAGSGRDGRITKGDALNASAGGAKSAALPSAPIPTGDRPEERVPMSRLRARIAERLLESQANNAILTTFNEVNMGPVIALRNKYKDQFEKTHGVKLGFMSFFVKAATHALKKFPLLNASVDGNDIVYHGYFDIGIAVSSPRGLVVPILRDVDQMNLADIEKKIAEFGVKAREGKLSIEELTGGTFSISNGGVFGSMLSTPIINPPQSAILGIHATKDRAVVENGQVVVRPINYLALSYDHRIIDGREAVLGLVAMKDALEDPSRLLLDL from the coding sequence ATGGCTATTTTTGAAGTTAAAGTTCCACAACTCTCTGAGTCAGTTGCTGAAGCAACATTGTTGCAATGGAAAAAGAAGGTCGGCGATGCGGTAGGTCAAGACGAGATCTTGATTGAAATCGAAACCGATAAAGTGGTTCTTGAAGTGCCAGCACCATCTGCTGGTGTGTTAACTGAAATCGTAGTTGCTGATGGCGGCACTGTAGTGGCTGATCAGTTAATTGCGAAGATCGATAGCACCGCTGTTGCATCAGCTGCCCCAGTAGCTGCAGCGCCTGCTCCCGCTCCTGCAGCTGCCCCAGCCACAGCACCTGCAAAAGCTGCTGCTCCTGCTAAGGCTTCTGGTGCTGCCGCCTCACCTTCAGCCGCAAAGATTTTGGCTGAAAAGAATGTGGATGCAGGTCAGGTAGCCGGTTCAGGACGTGATGGTCGTATTACTAAAGGTGATGCGTTAAACGCTTCTGCTGGCGGCGCTAAGTCTGCTGCATTACCAAGCGCGCCAATTCCAACGGGTGATCGTCCAGAAGAGCGAGTTCCAATGAGCCGCTTGCGTGCTCGTATTGCAGAACGCTTGTTAGAGTCTCAAGCAAACAACGCGATTTTGACAACATTCAATGAAGTCAATATGGGTCCAGTGATTGCGTTGCGCAATAAGTACAAAGATCAATTTGAGAAGACTCATGGCGTAAAACTCGGTTTCATGTCTTTCTTCGTTAAGGCAGCAACTCACGCATTGAAGAAATTCCCATTGTTGAATGCGTCTGTTGATGGAAATGACATTGTTTACCACGGTTACTTTGATATTGGTATCGCGGTGAGCTCACCGCGTGGTTTGGTGGTGCCTATCCTACGTGATGTTGATCAAATGAATTTGGCTGATATCGAGAAGAAGATTGCTGAATTTGGCGTGAAAGCACGCGAAGGTAAGTTGTCGATTGAAGAGTTGACCGGCGGCACATTCTCCATCTCTAACGGTGGCGTATTCGGCTCTATGCTCTCTACGCCAATCATTAATCCTCCTCAGTCTGCGATCTTGGGTATCCATGCAACCAAGGATCGTGCAGTGGTTGAGAATGGACAAGTAGTAGTTCGTCCAATTAACTATCTCGCTTTATCTTATGACCACCGCATTATTGATGGTCGCGAAGCGGTGCTTGGCTTGGTTGCCATGAAGGATGCTTTGGAAGATCCTTCACGTCTCCTTCTTGATTTGTAA
- a CDS encoding integration host factor subunit alpha: MSELNSNDTVTKNELSEALFDQVGLNKREAKDMIDAFFDRIGQSLESGTEVKISGFGNFQLRNKSARPGRNPKTGQMIPIAARRVVTFHASQKLKDVVESHARENRV, translated from the coding sequence ATGAGCGAACTAAATTCTAACGATACCGTAACCAAAAATGAGCTATCTGAAGCGCTCTTTGATCAAGTAGGTCTGAATAAGCGTGAAGCGAAAGATATGATCGATGCGTTTTTTGATCGCATTGGTCAATCGCTCGAGTCTGGCACGGAAGTGAAGATCTCAGGTTTTGGTAATTTTCAGTTGCGCAATAAATCGGCTCGTCCCGGCCGAAATCCAAAGACAGGTCAAATGATTCCAATCGCTGCTAGACGTGTAGTGACATTTCATGCAAGTCAAAAGCTCAAAGATGTAGTGGAGTCACATGCTCGAGAAAACCGAGTTTGA
- a CDS encoding MerR family transcriptional regulator yields the protein MLEKTEFDASSALPSSQLPPIPAKRYFTIGEVADLCGVRSHVLRYWEQEFSQLSPQKRRGNRRYYQHHEVVLIRKIRALLYEEGFTISGARNRLEEARGELRLRDELLAVLQILSK from the coding sequence ATGCTCGAGAAAACCGAGTTTGATGCTAGCTCGGCGCTACCGAGCTCTCAACTTCCTCCCATCCCAGCTAAACGCTATTTCACGATTGGTGAGGTAGCCGATCTTTGTGGCGTTCGCTCTCATGTGTTGCGTTATTGGGAGCAGGAGTTTTCTCAATTAAGCCCTCAAAAACGCCGCGGTAATCGCCGTTACTATCAACATCACGAAGTAGTATTGATTCGTAAAATTCGAGCCTTACTTTATGAAGAAGGATTTACGATCAGTGGCGCCAGAAATCGTCTCGAGGAAGCGCGTGGAGAGCTACGTTTGCGTGATGAGTTGCTTGCAGTCTTGCAAATTCTATCCAAGTAG
- the rpmI gene encoding 50S ribosomal protein L35 codes for MPKMKSKSSAKKRFTVRAGGTIKRGQAFKRHILTKKTTKNKRHLRGSTEVAKSDVKSIRSMLPYA; via the coding sequence ATGCCCAAGATGAAGAGCAAGAGTAGCGCTAAAAAGCGCTTCACGGTTCGCGCAGGCGGAACCATCAAACGAGGTCAGGCTTTCAAACGCCACATCCTCACCAAGAAGACCACTAAGAACAAGCGTCATTTACGTGGTTCCACAGAAGTTGCGAAATCTGATGTTAAGTCAATTCGCTCTATGCTTCCTTACGCTTAA
- the pheS gene encoding phenylalanine--tRNA ligase subunit alpha, with amino-acid sequence MVSLDQIVEDAKRDFSGAADSAALEDAKARYLGKSGVLTERLKALGGMSPEERKSAGAQINQIKTQVETALQERRQALADAVLQQRLAAESIDVSLPGRGQVVGSLHPVMRTWERVEEIFRSIGFDVADGPEIETDWFNFTALNSPENHPARSMQDTFYIDGKDSLGKPLLLRTHTSPIQVRYASEHVKKFANADVMPPIKVIAPGRTYRVDSDATHSPMFHQVEGLWIAESVSFADLKGVYTDFLRTFFETNELQVRFRPSYFPFTEPSAEIDMAFGSGKLAGRWLEISGAGQVHPNVLRNMGIDPERYTGFAFGSGLERLTMLRYGVDDLRLFFENDLRFLAQFPA; translated from the coding sequence ATGGTTTCTCTCGACCAAATTGTCGAGGATGCCAAACGTGATTTCTCTGGAGCTGCCGATTCGGCGGCTCTTGAGGACGCGAAAGCCAGGTATCTCGGTAAATCAGGTGTTCTCACTGAGCGTTTAAAAGCGCTTGGTGGAATGTCGCCTGAGGAGCGCAAGAGTGCTGGCGCCCAAATTAATCAAATCAAAACTCAAGTAGAGACTGCATTACAAGAGCGTCGCCAAGCTTTGGCTGATGCCGTATTGCAACAGCGTCTCGCTGCTGAATCTATTGATGTGTCCTTGCCAGGGCGCGGTCAAGTGGTTGGTAGTTTGCATCCTGTAATGCGTACTTGGGAGCGCGTAGAAGAAATCTTTCGCTCCATTGGTTTTGATGTGGCTGATGGCCCTGAAATTGAAACTGATTGGTTTAATTTCACGGCACTCAATAGCCCGGAGAATCATCCTGCTCGTTCAATGCAGGATACCTTTTATATTGACGGCAAAGATTCCTTAGGAAAACCTTTGCTGTTGCGTACCCACACGAGTCCGATTCAGGTTCGTTATGCCAGTGAGCATGTGAAGAAATTTGCAAATGCAGATGTCATGCCTCCAATTAAGGTCATTGCACCCGGTAGAACATATCGCGTGGATAGTGATGCAACCCATTCACCGATGTTTCATCAGGTGGAGGGTTTGTGGATTGCCGAAAGCGTTTCATTTGCTGATCTCAAAGGGGTCTACACCGATTTCTTGAGAACCTTCTTTGAAACGAATGAGTTGCAAGTACGTTTCCGTCCATCGTATTTTCCCTTCACTGAACCATCTGCTGAAATCGATATGGCTTTTGGTAGCGGTAAGTTGGCTGGTCGTTGGTTAGAAATCTCTGGAGCTGGGCAAGTACACCCGAATGTGTTGCGCAATATGGGTATTGACCCAGAGCGATACACCGGCTTTGCTTTTGGATCGGGTCTTGAGCGCTTAACGATGTTGCGTTATGGCGTAGATGACTTGCGCCTCTTCTTTGAAAATGATCTGCGTTTCTTAGCGCAGTTCCCTGCATAA
- a CDS encoding 2-oxoglutarate dehydrogenase E1 component, which produces MMQDQRDKSYLFGGNAPYVEELYESYLHDPASVEDHWRDYFDNVKQVPAVDGSSRTDIAHGPIVASFAERAKQGPIRTISDSADSELGRKRVAVQQLIAAYRNVGNRWANLDPLKRTERQDIPELDPAFYGFTDGDMDIVFNTSNTFFGKNEMTLRDLLQALRETYCGTIGVEFMFIADQKIKKWWQEKLESIRSTPRFNVDEKRQILDRLTASEGLERYLQAKYVGQKRFSLEGGESFIACMDELIRDSGSKGVQEIVIGMAHRGRLNVLVNTLGKMPKDLFAEFEHKGPETLPAGDVKYHQGFSSDISTPGGPVHLSLAFNPSHLEIVNPVVEGSARARMERRGDMLGEQVMPVLVHGDAAIAGQGVMQETLAMSEVRGYSTGGTVHIVINNQIGFTTSDPRDLRSSLYCTDIMKIVDAPVLHVNGDDPEAVVLATKLAVEFRTKFHKDVAIDIICFRKLGHNEQDTPAMTQPLMYKIIAAHPGTRKLYADKLEAQGVLPAGTGDLMVKEYRAAMDEGKQTSDPVLSNFKGKFAVDWSPFLNKKWTDEADTSIPLTEWKRLSEKISTIPEGFKAHPLVAKVYNDRAAMGRGEANIDWGMGEHMAFASLVASGYPIRLSGEDSGRGTFTHRHAVLHDQNREKWDTGTYVALQHVTKDQAPFVVIDSILSEEAVLGFEYGYAAAEPNTLTIWEAQFGDFANGAQVVIDQFIASGEVKWGRANGLVMMLPHGYEGQGPEHSSARLERFMQLCADTNMQVIQPTTASQIFHVLRRQMIRQFRKPLILFTPKSLLRNKDAASPLSEFTKGGFQTVIGERDETIDAKQVTRLIACSGKVYYDLVKQRTEKKATDVAIIRVEQLYPFPHKALAAELKKYPKLEEVVWCQDEPQNQGAWFFVQHNILENMSDGMKLAYAGRPASASPACGYAHLHQEQQKSLLNAAFAKLKGYVITK; this is translated from the coding sequence ATGATGCAGGATCAAAGAGATAAATCCTATCTCTTCGGCGGAAACGCCCCCTACGTAGAAGAACTCTACGAGTCTTATCTACACGACCCAGCCTCTGTTGAGGATCATTGGCGTGATTATTTCGATAATGTGAAACAAGTTCCAGCGGTCGATGGTTCATCGCGAACCGATATTGCTCACGGACCAATTGTTGCCTCATTTGCTGAGCGCGCTAAACAAGGTCCGATTAGAACGATTTCAGATTCGGCTGATTCCGAGTTGGGACGTAAACGCGTTGCAGTTCAACAGTTAATTGCCGCATATCGTAACGTCGGTAATCGTTGGGCTAACTTAGATCCTTTAAAGCGCACGGAACGCCAGGATATTCCTGAGCTTGATCCTGCCTTCTACGGATTTACTGATGGCGATATGGATATCGTCTTCAATACAAGCAATACATTCTTCGGCAAAAATGAAATGACTCTGCGCGATTTGCTGCAGGCATTGCGCGAAACATACTGCGGCACGATTGGTGTCGAATTTATGTTTATCGCTGACCAAAAGATTAAGAAGTGGTGGCAAGAAAAGCTGGAGTCCATTCGCTCAACCCCACGATTTAATGTGGATGAAAAGCGTCAGATTTTGGATCGCTTGACTGCTTCAGAAGGTCTAGAGCGTTACCTCCAGGCTAAATACGTAGGTCAAAAGCGTTTCTCACTAGAAGGTGGTGAGAGCTTTATCGCCTGTATGGATGAGCTCATCCGTGATTCGGGTAGCAAAGGCGTGCAAGAAATCGTCATTGGTATGGCTCACCGTGGTCGTCTCAACGTTTTGGTGAATACCTTAGGCAAGATGCCTAAAGATTTGTTCGCCGAATTCGAGCACAAAGGCCCTGAAACATTACCGGCAGGCGATGTGAAGTATCACCAAGGTTTCTCTAGCGATATTTCTACCCCAGGTGGCCCAGTTCACTTATCACTCGCTTTTAACCCATCTCACCTTGAAATCGTTAATCCTGTGGTTGAGGGATCTGCCCGTGCGCGTATGGAGCGTCGTGGCGATATGTTGGGTGAGCAGGTGATGCCTGTATTGGTTCACGGTGACGCTGCGATTGCAGGTCAAGGTGTGATGCAAGAAACTTTGGCGATGTCTGAGGTTCGTGGCTATTCCACGGGTGGCACGGTACATATCGTGATTAATAACCAGATTGGTTTTACGACATCTGATCCGCGCGATTTACGTTCTAGTTTGTACTGTACGGACATCATGAAGATTGTCGACGCCCCTGTGTTGCATGTGAATGGCGATGATCCTGAGGCGGTGGTATTGGCAACGAAGCTAGCGGTAGAGTTCCGTACTAAGTTCCATAAAGATGTAGCAATTGACATTATTTGCTTCCGTAAGTTGGGTCATAACGAGCAAGATACGCCCGCTATGACGCAGCCTTTGATGTACAAAATTATTGCGGCCCACCCTGGCACTCGTAAGTTATATGCTGACAAGTTAGAGGCCCAAGGCGTATTGCCTGCTGGTACTGGTGACTTGATGGTTAAGGAGTACCGTGCTGCGATGGATGAAGGTAAGCAGACATCTGATCCAGTTCTCAGCAACTTTAAAGGTAAGTTTGCGGTGGATTGGTCTCCATTCTTAAACAAGAAGTGGACTGATGAAGCTGATACCTCCATTCCATTAACGGAGTGGAAGCGCTTATCTGAAAAGATTTCTACCATTCCAGAAGGATTTAAAGCGCACCCATTGGTAGCGAAGGTCTACAACGATCGTGCTGCGATGGGTCGCGGTGAAGCGAATATCGACTGGGGTATGGGTGAGCACATGGCGTTTGCTTCGCTGGTTGCTAGTGGTTATCCAATTCGTCTATCGGGCGAGGACAGTGGTCGTGGCACATTTACCCACCGCCATGCAGTACTTCATGATCAAAATCGTGAGAAGTGGGATACCGGCACCTATGTAGCTTTGCAGCATGTCACTAAAGATCAAGCGCCATTTGTGGTGATTGACTCCATTCTTTCCGAAGAAGCAGTACTTGGTTTTGAATATGGTTATGCAGCAGCAGAGCCAAATACCTTAACCATTTGGGAAGCCCAGTTTGGCGACTTTGCAAACGGTGCGCAGGTTGTGATTGACCAGTTCATCGCCTCTGGCGAAGTGAAGTGGGGCCGTGCGAATGGCCTGGTCATGATGTTGCCACATGGATACGAAGGACAAGGTCCAGAGCACTCATCTGCACGTTTGGAGCGCTTCATGCAGTTATGTGCCGATACCAATATGCAGGTGATTCAGCCGACAACCGCATCACAAATTTTCCACGTGCTGCGTCGTCAAATGATCCGTCAATTCCGCAAGCCACTCATTTTGTTCACACCAAAATCATTGTTGCGTAATAAAGATGCCGCTTCTCCACTTTCAGAATTTACTAAAGGTGGATTCCAAACGGTAATTGGCGAGCGTGATGAAACAATTGACGCTAAGCAAGTGACCCGTTTGATTGCTTGCTCTGGCAAGGTGTATTACGACTTAGTTAAGCAACGCACTGAAAAGAAAGCAACTGACGTTGCCATTATTCGTGTTGAACAGTTGTATCCATTCCCACACAAGGCTTTGGCTGCAGAGTTGAAGAAATATCCAAAGCTAGAGGAAGTTGTTTGGTGTCAGGATGAGCCACAAAATCAAGGTGCATGGTTCTTTGTTCAGCACAATATCTTGGAAAACATGTCTGACGGTATGAAGTTGGCGTATGCAGGACGTCCTGCATCTGCTTCTCCTGCTTGCGGATATGCCCATTTGCACCAAGAACAACAGAAGTCTCTTCTCAATGCGGCGTTTGCCAAATTAAAAGGTTACGTGATCACGAAATAA
- a CDS encoding excisionase family DNA-binding protein, which produces MKAITPEMEYLSTRQSAKVLQVSLGTVQKMVELGELIAWKTRGGHRRILASSLEQQLQRRKRAMRQKSTQNCVAMGIFRRTENSIALMQAIQDWQLKVEMEVAVDSLEGLMKAVSIAPDLIFLDALIPPVEQVHLIHYLSKNKDTQRIPILVDEGFIKLHPGVVTLADENAGARSRITEGLKEELEDGLIDLNPLIIGYPATDPEMDAALNPDNRHELLEPLFLEALSRKCI; this is translated from the coding sequence ATGAAAGCAATTACGCCTGAAATGGAATATCTAAGCACCAGACAAAGCGCCAAGGTTTTACAAGTTTCCTTAGGAACAGTCCAAAAAATGGTGGAATTAGGAGAATTAATCGCATGGAAGACTCGCGGGGGTCACCGGCGCATCCTTGCAAGCTCTTTAGAACAGCAACTACAGAGGCGTAAACGCGCTATGCGTCAAAAAAGTACTCAAAATTGCGTGGCCATGGGCATCTTTCGTCGTACCGAAAACAGCATTGCACTTATGCAGGCGATTCAAGATTGGCAGCTCAAGGTCGAAATGGAGGTAGCAGTAGATAGCCTAGAGGGCCTCATGAAGGCTGTGTCGATTGCGCCAGACCTAATTTTCTTGGACGCCCTGATACCCCCCGTTGAACAGGTTCATTTAATTCATTACCTAAGCAAAAACAAGGACACACAGCGTATTCCTATACTAGTAGATGAAGGATTTATCAAACTGCACCCAGGGGTGGTCACCCTAGCCGATGAGAACGCTGGGGCCCGATCCCGCATTACAGAGGGGCTTAAGGAAGAGCTAGAAGACGGCTTAATTGACCTTAATCCGCTCATCATAGGATATCCCGCCACCGATCCCGAGATGGATGCAGCACTCAACCCTGATAATCGCCACGAATTACTAGAACCCCTTTTTCTGGAGGCATTGTCACGAAAGTGTATTTAG
- the rplT gene encoding 50S ribosomal protein L20: MPRVKRGVTARARHKKITDAATGYRGRRKNVFRIAKQAVMRAGQYAYRDRRNKKRVFRALWIARINAAVREHNMTYSVFMNGMKKAAIELDRKVLSDMAIADKAAFAALVTRIKSVVNAAA, from the coding sequence ATGCCAAGAGTCAAACGTGGGGTTACTGCAAGAGCCCGTCATAAGAAAATTACCGATGCCGCAACAGGTTACCGCGGTCGTCGTAAAAACGTATTCCGTATTGCTAAGCAAGCGGTTATGCGTGCTGGTCAATATGCTTATCGTGACCGTCGTAATAAGAAACGTGTATTCCGTGCTTTGTGGATTGCCCGTATCAATGCGGCAGTGCGTGAGCACAATATGACCTATAGCGTATTCATGAATGGTATGAAGAAGGCTGCGATCGAGCTCGACCGCAAAGTACTTTCTGATATGGCCATTGCTGACAAAGCAGCTTTCGCTGCTTTGGTTACACGGATCAAATCCGTAGTAAACGCTGCAGCTTAA
- a CDS encoding H-NS family nucleoid-associated regulatory protein, translating into MSSYKELLAQREQLDKQIKEAIAREKADGIAKAKLIIEQYGLSASDLFSRKAGGKSAGGKVAPKYRNPSTGETWTGRGKAPKWIEGRDRSNYLI; encoded by the coding sequence ATGTCTTCTTACAAAGAACTATTGGCTCAACGTGAGCAATTAGATAAGCAGATTAAAGAGGCAATTGCCCGTGAAAAAGCGGACGGAATTGCTAAAGCAAAGCTCATTATTGAGCAATATGGCTTATCCGCTTCTGACTTATTTAGTCGCAAAGCTGGCGGTAAAAGCGCTGGTGGCAAAGTAGCGCCAAAATACCGTAATCCATCCACTGGTGAAACATGGACAGGCCGCGGTAAGGCTCCAAAATGGATTGAGGGTAGAGATCGTAGTAATTACCTGATCTAA